The proteins below are encoded in one region of Brassica napus cultivar Da-Ae chromosome A6, Da-Ae, whole genome shotgun sequence:
- the LOC106409029 gene encoding indole glucosinolate O-methyltransferase 4-like: MSNHLQGHLTTCANPVLTKEEQEVDEKTVSLQAESIVNTMAFPMVFKAALELGVIDTVAAADNGAWLSPFEISRNLPTKPANPEAPELLDRMLRLLVSHSILKCRVIESKENGRTGKMERVYAAEPVCKYFLKDSDGSGSLVSLFMLLQSDVFFKTWTNLKDVILEGRDAFSFAHGMPLFEYINSDGQFAKVFDRAMSEPSTMIMKKVLEVYRGFEDVNTLVDVGGGCGTTLGLVTSKYPHIKGVNFDLPQVLTNAPFYPGVEHVSGDMFIEVPKGDAVFMKLILHDWTDEHCIKLLKNCWKSLPEKGKVIVVDMIIPTEPKSSDLFSNTVFGMDMLMLTQCSGGKERSFSQLENLAYGSGFLRCEIMCLAYSYCVIEFQK; the protein is encoded by the exons ATGTCAAATCACCTTCAAGGGCACTTAACTACTTGCGCAAACCCGGTTTTAACCAAAGAAGAGCAAGAAGTCGACGAGAAAACGGTGAGCTTGCAAGCGGAGAGTATCGTCAACACCATGGCATTTCCAATGGTTTTCAAAGCCGCCTTGGAGCTTGGCGTCATTGACACAGTCGCTGCAGCAGACAACGGCGCATGGCTCTCACCGTTTGAGATTTCTCGTAATCTCCCAACCAAACCAGCCAACCCGGAGGCGCCAGAGTTGCTGGACCGGATGCTGCGTTTACTCGTCAGCCACTCTATTTTGAAGTGCCGTGTGATTGAAAGTAAAGAAAATGGCCGAACCGGAAAGATGGAGAGGGTATATGCAGCTGAACCAGTTTGCAAGTATTTCTTGAAAGATAGTGACGGTTCCGGTTCTCTCGTTTCTCTGTTTATGTTGCTCCAGAGCGACGTATTTTTCAAGACTTG GACAAATCTTAAAGACGTGATACTAGAAGGAAGAGATGCATTCAGCTTTGCCCATGGCATGCCACTTTTTGAATACATTAATTCGGATGGACAATTTGCTAAAGTGTTTGATCGTGCCATGTCAGAACCTTCCACCATGATTATGAAAAAGGTTCTAGAAGTTTACAGAGGATTTGAAGATGTTAACACTTTGGTGGATGTTGGAGGAGGATGTGGCACTACGTTAGGTCTAGTAACTTCCAAATACCCTCATATTAAGGGTGTTAATTTCGACTTACCTCAGGTTTTAACCAATGCTCCGTTTTATCCCG GAGTGGAGCATGTCTCTGGAGACATGTTCATAGAAGTTCCAAAAGGAGACGCAGTCTTTATGAAA TTGATACTACATGACTGGACGGACGAACATTGCATAAAGCTTCTAAAAAATTGTTGGAAGAGTCTACCGGAAAAAGGGAAAGTGATAGTTGTAGATATGATAATACCAACAGAACCAAAGAGTAGTGACCTTTTCTCTAACACTGTGTTTGGTATGGATATGTTGATGCTAACACAATGCTCAGGTGGTAAAGAGAGATCGTTTTCACAGTTGGAGAATTTAGCGTATGGTTCAGGTTTCCTTCGATGTGAAATTATGTGTCTTGCCTATTCGTATTGTGTTATTGAATTCCAGAAATAG
- the LOC106411359 gene encoding putative E3 ubiquitin-protein ligase RING1a, giving the protein MNRVRGIWREEEKREEGGSHEPPPTMPVKKQGDGGGDQQQQQLDRFDPEAEENNQPEDLQHSTLEKKDDEQEQEEVKRDEAEKEEEEEEGDEEPEEDSKEKSPSGDKSEFMEIDLGEIRKDVQCPICLGIIKKTRTVMECLHRFCRECIDKSMRLGNNECPACRKHCASRRSLRDDPKFDALIAALFTNIDTYEEEEFAFHEDDKARNKQIQASIAEISQRQSEALVKRKSFGKEAAVLMRSQRSGSGSRRRRNSRNTEQNADEAHEDDDNNEDHNNNNNGGGGGGRDSSSDERGPEVRVRKRRKRSANNNNGNCGDKDTEVYRDSSKGISPGLVWNPEMLAWGRSATRSNPRHENNTTGGSSKSVRNARVNKLVEYLKRSSVDGKSVEVDIDVKLVSLDTKCVPDLPQPYLCCRPTFLVKQLREFVALKMHLKTEDVELLVKRGLGGEDKAIETLPASAVVSKDEMQSLEDNETLSKLKTDFNSSQEQHLTIAYRQKQTE; this is encoded by the exons atgaataGGGTAAGAGGGATAtggagagaggaagagaagaggGAGGAGGGAGGATCACATGAGCCTCCTCCGACAATGCCTGTGAAGAAGCAAGGGGATGGTGGAGGagaccaacaacaacaacaactcgaCCGATTTGACCCGGAAGCTGAAGAGAACAACCAACCAGAGGATCTACAACACTCGACGCTTGAGAAGAAAGACGAcgaacaagaacaagaagaagtgaAACGCGACGAAGCAgagaaggaggaagaagaggaagaaggtgaTGAAGAACCAGAAGAAG ATTCTAAGGAGAAAAGTCCATCAGGAGACAAATCAGA GTTTATGGAAATTGATCTTGGGGAAATCCGTAAAGACGTCCAGTGTCCTATTTGCTTAG GAATTATAAAGAAAACAAGGACTGTGATGGAGTGCCTGCACCGCTTCTGTCGGGAATGTATTGATAAGTCCATGAGATTAGG GAACAACGAATGTCCTGCTTGCAGGAAACACTGTGCAAGCCGTCGTTCTCTTAGAGACGACCCAAAGTTTGATGCTCTTATTGCAGCTTTGTTCACTAATATTGATACCTATGAGGAAGAG GAATTCGCTTTCCACGAAGATGACAAGGCTCGTAATAAGCAG ATTCAAGCATCTATAGCTGAAATATCACAAAGACAATCAGAGGCTCTTGTGAAAAGAAAATCTTTTGGTAAAGAGGCAGCTGTTTTAATGAGATCACAGCGTAGTGGAAGTGGCTCCAGGAGGAGAAGGAACTCCAGAAACACGGAACAAAACGCTGATGAAGCCCATGAAGACGATGATAATAATGAAGatcataacaacaacaacaacggaggaggaggaggaggcagaGATTCGTCTTCAGATGAGCGTGGTCCAGAAGTCCGGGTGAGAAAACGTAGGAAACGGTCTGCAAACAACAACAATGGTAACTGCGGAGATAAAGATACAGAAGTGTATAGAGACAGCAGCAAAGGGATATCTCCGGGGCTTGTGTGGAATCCTGAGATGCTCGCTTGGGGAAGAAGCGCTACAAGGAGTAACCCCAGGCATGAGAATAATACAACAGGAGGTAGTAGTAAGAGTGTGAGAAATGCTCGCGTTAATAAACTTGTGGAGTATCTAAAACGCAGTAGCGTAGATGGAAAGAGTGTTGAG GTGGATATTGATGTCAAGCTTGTCTCACTGGATACCAAATGTGTACCAGACTTACCACAGCCATATCTCTGTTGCAGACCCACCTTCCTTGTGAAACAACTCCGTGAA TTTGTGGCACTTAAGATGCATTTGAAAACTGAAGATGTTGAATTGTTGGTAAAAAGAGGATTAGGAGGAGAAGATAAGGCAATAGAGACTCTTCCTGCTTCAGCAGTAGTATCCAAAGATGAGATGCAAAGTCTGGAAGACAATGAAACATTGTCGAAGCTCAAAACCGATTTCAATTCAAGCCAGGAACAACATTTG aCCATAGCTTACAGGCAGAAGCAAACCGAGTGA